In Mucilaginibacter boryungensis, a single window of DNA contains:
- a CDS encoding PRTRC system protein C, with amino-acid sequence MLVISRLQRIFLFKDKEQDIRLADPSGSYSPEAVLNFYAQTYPILTTAKIEGPEILNDEITYRFISTIGTKG; translated from the coding sequence ATGTTAGTAATAAGCAGACTACAACGGATATTCCTCTTTAAGGATAAAGAACAGGACATAAGGCTTGCCGACCCTTCGGGCAGCTACAGCCCGGAGGCGGTACTCAATTTCTACGCACAGACCTACCCGATTCTGACGACCGCAAAAATTGAAGGGCCTGAAATATTAAACGATGAAATCACTTATCGTTTTATTTCCACCATCGGCACAAAAGGTTAA
- a CDS encoding PRTRC system protein E, whose translation MNFFQSIIALQVAGDWKINIAKEATDKLIVSVLFYNEAIGDDARKIIPPILLKGTAEELDEGFFTAIEQPVKETATLFLNMEQFLKQREEAKKQSQMEKDKTEKAEKERKEKQKRYEEALKKAEELEAEGKFRDAWLKVPDPADFPEQAEALRQRKSELAQKFAPDLFNVDAK comes from the coding sequence ATGAATTTCTTTCAATCCATAATAGCCCTGCAGGTCGCAGGGGACTGGAAAATAAATATTGCCAAAGAGGCTACGGACAAATTGATTGTATCAGTACTGTTCTATAACGAGGCTATCGGGGACGATGCCCGAAAAATCATCCCGCCAATCCTTTTAAAGGGAACTGCCGAAGAACTGGACGAGGGCTTTTTTACTGCGATTGAACAGCCTGTAAAGGAAACAGCCACCTTGTTCCTGAACATGGAACAGTTTCTCAAACAGCGGGAGGAGGCGAAAAAACAATCCCAAATGGAAAAGGATAAAACAGAGAAGGCTGAAAAGGAACGTAAGGAGAAACAAAAACGCTATGAGGAGGCGCTGAAAAAAGCGGAAGAACTGGAAGCAGAAGGTAAGTTCAGGGATGCATGGCTGAAAGTACCTGACCCTGCCGACTTCCCCGAACAGGCTGAAGCACTACGGCAGCGCAAATCGGAGCTTGCACAAAAATTCGCTCCCGACCTTTTTAATGTTGACGCTAAATAA
- a CDS encoding DUF932 domain-containing protein translates to MSHDINFNEQTGKHSFFSVQQKAWHGLGQIVSDYPTSHEAIHYAGLDYDVAKTPLFTTGQGLSITSEGMVQTDTTLSVPDYFATIRTDNNAVLGVVGKDYEVIQNRDAFSFFDSIVGGDGIFYETAGALGKGERIFITAKLPDYIRVGADDLIEKYLFLSTSHDGSGSITAAFTPIRIVCANTLNAAMHNKTNTIRIRHTSNAKQRLEEAHKLMDISNNLSLQMESLFNTWSKVLITDKDVKQLIQAALVPNKEVLQKLKAGEEDELSTCFVNMCDAACEYALSNETQQMQTTKGTLFGAYNGVTGYFQNVRKYKNDEAKLKSILLGGTASIRTQAAFNLCTGFAKNGADIFKLN, encoded by the coding sequence ATGTCACACGATATAAATTTCAACGAGCAGACAGGAAAACATAGTTTTTTCAGTGTACAACAAAAAGCATGGCATGGCCTCGGTCAAATAGTTAGCGACTATCCAACAAGCCACGAGGCAATACATTATGCGGGGCTTGACTACGATGTTGCAAAAACTCCATTATTTACAACAGGGCAAGGGCTTTCTATTACCTCGGAGGGGATGGTACAAACTGATACCACCCTGTCCGTGCCTGATTACTTCGCCACCATCCGAACAGATAACAATGCCGTGTTGGGGGTTGTTGGCAAGGATTACGAGGTGATACAAAACCGTGACGCCTTTAGTTTTTTCGACAGCATTGTCGGGGGAGACGGCATTTTCTATGAAACAGCAGGGGCATTAGGCAAAGGGGAACGCATCTTTATCACGGCAAAACTACCCGACTATATTCGGGTAGGCGCGGACGACCTGATTGAAAAATATTTGTTCCTTTCCACCTCGCATGATGGCAGCGGTAGTATTACCGCAGCTTTCACGCCTATCAGGATTGTATGTGCCAACACCCTGAATGCTGCCATGCATAATAAAACCAATACCATCCGCATCCGCCATACTTCCAATGCAAAACAGCGTTTGGAGGAGGCACACAAACTTATGGATATCTCCAATAACCTGAGCCTGCAAATGGAATCCCTGTTTAACACCTGGTCAAAAGTTCTCATTACAGACAAAGACGTGAAACAGCTCATACAGGCTGCATTGGTTCCCAACAAAGAAGTATTGCAAAAACTAAAGGCAGGGGAAGAGGATGAATTATCCACCTGCTTTGTCAATATGTGCGATGCCGCCTGTGAATACGCCCTTAGCAACGAAACGCAACAAATGCAAACAACCAAAGGCACTTTGTTTGGGGCTTATAACGGGGTGACAGGTTATTTCCAAAACGTGCGCAAATACAAAAATGATGAAGCCAAACTGAAATCTATTCTCTTAGGCGGGACAGCCAGTATCCGCACACAGGCTGCATTCAATTTATGCACTGGTTTTGCAAAGAATGGCGCGGACATATTCAAACTCAATTAA
- a CDS encoding single-stranded DNA-binding protein: MQQFTGRVTADAIVKTLDGGKEVVSFSIADNESYKPKGQDEPVQISTFFNCSYWAHTGVAKVLRKGAVVQVNGRVTARPYTTNTGDAAASLNVHANRIEVLAYATDKPDNAAKGKKNGKQNTPTGNSNDEVKDDLPF; encoded by the coding sequence ATGCAACAGTTCACAGGAAGAGTAACAGCAGATGCCATCGTAAAAACATTAGATGGCGGTAAGGAAGTAGTCAGTTTCAGCATTGCAGACAATGAAAGCTACAAGCCAAAAGGACAGGATGAGCCTGTACAGATTTCTACATTTTTTAATTGCTCTTATTGGGCGCATACAGGCGTAGCCAAAGTATTGCGCAAGGGCGCAGTCGTACAGGTAAACGGGCGGGTGACTGCAAGACCTTACACTACAAACACAGGTGATGCAGCGGCCTCCCTGAATGTACACGCCAACCGCATCGAGGTGTTGGCTTATGCGACCGACAAGCCTGATAATGCCGCCAAAGGCAAAAAGAATGGCAAACAAAATACCCCGACAGGTAACAGTAACGACGAGGTTAAGGACGACCTCCCGTTTTAA
- a CDS encoding SOS response-associated peptidase: protein MCYYNGQKVSKEEFIRLMTLEKATKNYDFLNAGVISGFTDTPVAVVVATEGNTNFDIVQMEWGFIPNYLNTREEVNRMRKGYKDTNGKYIPGQPQLNAKSENLFVSERSGRRSMFYDAAKNRRCLVLSSGYFDWRHVYRTNKKTGEKLKTPDKYPYYVSLREHEYFYMAAIWNPWTDKETGEMVNTVALVTAVANPLMKQVHNSKERMPTILNDELAWRWISEDLSEQEILEIAATQYPYQGMTACTVASDFLGKLDPTEPFVYENLPAIELVV from the coding sequence ATGTGTTATTATAATGGTCAGAAGGTAAGCAAGGAAGAATTTATCAGGCTAATGACGCTGGAAAAGGCGACAAAAAATTATGATTTCCTGAATGCGGGTGTGATCAGTGGGTTTACTGACACTCCAGTAGCCGTAGTAGTGGCAACTGAGGGCAATACAAACTTCGATATTGTCCAAATGGAATGGGGCTTTATCCCAAACTATTTAAATACCCGGGAAGAAGTAAACCGGATGCGAAAGGGTTATAAAGACACTAATGGCAAATATATACCGGGTCAGCCTCAACTGAACGCGAAGTCAGAAAACCTTTTTGTAAGTGAGCGCAGTGGTCGCCGGTCAATGTTTTACGATGCGGCAAAAAATCGCCGCTGCCTGGTACTTTCGAGCGGCTACTTCGATTGGCGGCACGTGTATAGGACCAATAAGAAGACCGGGGAAAAATTAAAGACGCCGGATAAATATCCATATTATGTGAGCCTGCGTGAACATGAATATTTTTATATGGCAGCAATATGGAATCCCTGGACGGATAAGGAGACTGGTGAAATGGTTAATACGGTCGCGCTTGTAACCGCCGTTGCCAATCCGCTTATGAAGCAGGTTCACAATTCGAAAGAACGCATGCCTACAATCCTTAACGATGAACTTGCATGGCGTTGGATAAGTGAAGATCTGAGCGAGCAGGAAATCCTCGAGATTGCCGCCACTCAATATCCTTACCAGGGAATGACGGCATGTACGGTTGCAAGTGACTTTTTAGGAAAACTTGATCCGACTGAGCCTTTCGTATACGAAAACCTACCGGCTATTGAACTGGTTGTATAA
- a CDS encoding error-prone DNA polymerase, whose protein sequence is MEYSELQVTTNFSFLRGGSHPRELVACAAAYGHTKIAITDRNSVAGVVRAHLAAKEAGIPIIPGCRFDLLDGPSLLAYPTDQDAWTRMCALITLGNLRTEKGQCDLYKKDLYDHAQGILFALIPPDTLNKAFEFDASFIANAYEYREALGSNLYVCANRTYRANDAKRLYRISGLDIPMLATNDVHYHHSERRPLQDVLMCIREKCNIYNAGYKLHQNAERHLKSTAEMERLFRGYPDAIRRTQEISEACTFSLDTLKYIEPENISTDGLTAQERLTKLTIEGAHKRYGDVIPEKVKTQIAFELDFIERRKLAPYFLRVHQYTSKAAELEILYQGRGSAANSTVCFCLAITPVDPMKSRLVFSRFMSDAREEWPDIDVDFEHERREEIIQFIYEDYGREHAAIVATVTQERYKGAVRDVGKAMGLSEDTIKRLSGSVWHYHEEGVDLQFLSEQGLNPDDPHLRKVVELTDQLMGFPRQLGQHTGGFVITHGKLSDICPVLNARMENRVQLEWNKDDLEALGILKVDVLGLGMLTCIRKGFDLIKQHYGPKVTLANIPQDDAEVYDMFCHADTVGVFQIESRAQMSMLPRLQPRCFYDLVIEVAIVRPGPIQGQMVHPYLKRRQGLIPVEYPSPELEEILGRTLGVPLFQEQAMEIAIIAAGYTPAEADQLRRSIASFKANGQLHLQESKFVNGMVNNGYTPEFSEYTFKLLQGFQEGYGFPESHASAFAWLVYVSGWIKCHYPDVFCAALLNSQPMGFYQPAQIVTDAKKHGVVVRPIDINYSMWDNILEEQDGKYRALRLGFRQANGIRQDDMDILVSARTNPFKSIEELHDAGISIATLELLADADAFRSINLDRRQALWEVTALKDKPAGLFVNQPSESAYEGPIELPHMSAAEHVVQDYMAVGLSLKAHPVSFLRPRLDQLQVTPTAALSSFKNGDKIKVAGLVTVRQRPGTAKGVMFITIEDETGFANLVVWAKVFETYRKEILQGHLLMAEGILQIEGEVIHVVAKRCFDLSRLLQQLPKTGQEDENKSGKENKKAPPPNVQGDLFAVSRNFR, encoded by the coding sequence ATGGAATACTCAGAATTACAGGTAACAACGAACTTCAGTTTTCTCCGCGGAGGCTCCCATCCGCGGGAACTGGTTGCCTGCGCTGCTGCATATGGTCATACAAAAATTGCCATCACCGACCGCAACTCCGTAGCAGGGGTAGTGCGTGCGCATCTTGCGGCTAAAGAGGCAGGCATTCCCATTATTCCCGGCTGCCGTTTCGATCTATTGGATGGCCCCAGCCTGCTTGCCTATCCCACCGACCAGGATGCATGGACAAGGATGTGCGCTTTGATCACCCTCGGAAATTTGAGAACGGAAAAAGGACAATGTGATTTATATAAGAAAGACCTGTACGATCATGCGCAGGGTATACTGTTTGCGCTCATCCCGCCGGATACTTTAAACAAGGCTTTTGAATTTGATGCATCTTTTATCGCAAATGCATATGAGTATCGCGAGGCTTTGGGCAGTAATCTTTATGTATGTGCCAATCGAACTTACAGGGCCAATGATGCAAAGCGCCTGTACCGGATCTCCGGGCTGGATATCCCCATGCTTGCAACTAACGACGTGCATTATCATCATAGCGAACGCAGGCCCTTACAGGATGTGCTGATGTGCATTCGTGAAAAATGCAACATTTATAACGCCGGCTATAAGCTGCATCAAAATGCGGAAAGGCACCTGAAAAGCACGGCGGAAATGGAGCGCTTATTCCGCGGGTATCCCGACGCGATCCGCAGGACACAGGAGATATCTGAAGCATGCACTTTTTCGCTGGACACCTTAAAATATATCGAGCCGGAGAATATTAGCACCGACGGACTTACGGCACAGGAGCGTTTGACAAAGCTCACCATCGAGGGTGCCCATAAACGATATGGAGACGTCATCCCGGAAAAAGTAAAAACACAGATAGCATTTGAACTGGACTTTATCGAGCGGCGCAAGCTGGCACCTTACTTTCTGCGGGTACACCAATACACCAGCAAAGCCGCTGAACTGGAAATACTGTACCAGGGCCGTGGCTCGGCTGCTAACTCCACGGTGTGTTTCTGTCTGGCTATTACGCCGGTTGACCCAATGAAGTCCCGATTGGTATTTTCGCGCTTCATGTCTGATGCCCGTGAAGAATGGCCGGACATTGATGTTGATTTCGAGCACGAGCGCCGCGAAGAAATTATCCAATTTATCTATGAAGATTATGGCCGCGAACATGCTGCCATCGTAGCCACCGTTACCCAGGAACGGTACAAAGGTGCTGTCCGCGATGTTGGTAAAGCGATGGGCTTGTCCGAGGATACGATCAAGCGCCTTTCCGGTTCGGTATGGCATTATCATGAGGAAGGCGTTGATCTGCAATTTCTCAGCGAACAGGGCTTAAACCCTGACGACCCGCACCTGCGCAAAGTGGTGGAGCTGACCGACCAGTTGATGGGATTTCCAAGACAGCTTGGACAACATACCGGGGGCTTTGTGATAACGCATGGAAAACTGTCCGACATCTGCCCTGTATTAAATGCCCGCATGGAAAACAGGGTACAACTCGAATGGAACAAAGATGACCTTGAAGCATTGGGTATTCTTAAGGTGGACGTGCTAGGATTAGGTATGCTTACTTGCATACGCAAAGGCTTTGATCTCATTAAACAGCATTACGGCCCCAAAGTGACCTTAGCTAATATACCGCAGGATGACGCCGAAGTATATGATATGTTCTGTCATGCGGACACGGTAGGAGTTTTCCAGATCGAAAGCCGCGCGCAAATGTCCATGCTGCCGCGCCTGCAGCCACGCTGCTTCTACGACCTTGTGATCGAAGTCGCTATTGTACGGCCCGGTCCGATACAAGGCCAGATGGTACACCCGTACCTGAAGCGCCGCCAGGGTTTGATCCCCGTTGAGTACCCTTCACCCGAACTGGAAGAGATTCTTGGCAGAACCTTGGGCGTACCACTCTTCCAGGAACAGGCTATGGAGATTGCAATTATCGCAGCGGGCTATACACCCGCCGAGGCGGACCAGTTGCGCAGGAGCATCGCCAGTTTCAAAGCGAACGGGCAATTGCATCTGCAGGAAAGCAAGTTTGTCAATGGCATGGTGAACAACGGCTATACACCTGAGTTTTCCGAATACACTTTCAAATTGTTGCAGGGATTTCAGGAAGGCTACGGCTTTCCCGAAAGTCATGCTTCTGCATTTGCCTGGCTTGTATATGTCTCCGGCTGGATCAAATGCCATTACCCCGATGTTTTCTGTGCGGCCTTATTGAATAGTCAGCCGATGGGCTTTTATCAACCCGCGCAGATCGTAACCGATGCAAAAAAGCATGGCGTCGTCGTACGGCCAATTGATATCAACTATTCTATGTGGGACAATATTTTGGAAGAGCAGGATGGTAAATACCGCGCTTTGCGGCTGGGCTTCAGGCAGGCCAATGGCATACGGCAAGACGATATGGACATCCTGGTATCGGCACGGACAAATCCTTTCAAATCAATAGAGGAACTGCACGATGCGGGCATTTCGATTGCCACGCTGGAATTGCTGGCGGACGCCGATGCGTTTCGCTCCATAAACCTTGACCGCCGGCAGGCATTATGGGAGGTAACGGCCTTAAAGGATAAGCCCGCCGGCCTGTTCGTCAATCAACCATCAGAAAGTGCTTATGAAGGCCCAATTGAATTACCGCATATGTCGGCGGCAGAACATGTCGTGCAGGATTATATGGCAGTTGGCTTATCGCTGAAAGCGCATCCCGTTAGCTTCTTACGGCCCCGCCTGGATCAATTGCAGGTTACCCCTACCGCTGCTCTGTCCTCTTTTAAAAATGGCGACAAGATAAAAGTCGCGGGATTGGTAACGGTGCGGCAGCGGCCGGGAACAGCAAAGGGGGTGATGTTCATTACAATCGAGGATGAAACAGGATTTGCCAATCTGGTCGTCTGGGCTAAAGTCTTTGAAACATATCGCAAGGAAATTCTACAGGGCCATTTATTAATGGCCGAAGGAATATTGCAGATAGAAGGAGAAGTCATCCACGTAGTTGCAAAACGCTGTTTTGACCTATCACGGCTCTTACAACAACTTCCTAAAACCGGCCAGGAGGACGAAAACAAATCGGGGAAAGAAAACAAAAAAGCCCCTCCGCCAAATGTGCAAGGGGATCTGTTTGCTGTTTCAAGGAACTTCAGGTAA
- a CDS encoding Y-family DNA polymerase yields MSKRFMVIAFCHLTTDWMVRRRPELRTIPFVLAAPERNRMVIKAVNVIAAANGICCGTVVADARAVYPGLEVFDDRPQLAEQLLKALGEWCIRYTPVVAIGLPNCLILDISGCSHLWGGEAAYLKDILKRLFAFGYHVKAAIADTIGTAWAVCNYGPEPAAIVEAGRQAEALSLLPTAALRLEDAIVEKLRKLGFYQVRAFIHMPRRALRRRFGQSMLNRIDQALGWVKESIEPLCPVVPYQERLPSLEAIRTKTGIEIALKKLLEGLCKRLEKEGQGLRKCSLRTYRVDGRQQLIEIGTSRATRNIQHLYKLFEDKISTIAPGLGIELFVLDAPVVEELPANQEAIWNTTSANQQALIAELIDRISGKIGEKAIHRYLPAEHHWPEYAVKRATSLEEKPATEWPLDLPRPLHLLPKPQKIEVTVRLPDYPPMLFHYQEKLHRVQKADGPERIEQEWWLRKGEYRDYYCVEDEQGARYWLFRLGHYDNATPEWYLHGFFA; encoded by the coding sequence ATGTCGAAGCGCTTTATGGTAATTGCTTTCTGTCATTTAACGACGGACTGGATGGTCCGTCGTCGGCCGGAATTACGTACGATCCCTTTTGTCTTAGCCGCCCCTGAACGAAACCGCATGGTGATTAAGGCGGTCAATGTGATTGCCGCTGCCAATGGGATTTGCTGTGGCACCGTGGTAGCTGATGCCCGTGCGGTTTATCCCGGATTAGAAGTATTCGATGACCGGCCGCAATTAGCAGAACAACTGCTTAAAGCATTGGGTGAATGGTGCATTCGATATACCCCTGTTGTTGCAATTGGCTTACCAAATTGCTTAATACTCGATATCAGCGGCTGTTCCCATCTATGGGGCGGCGAAGCCGCCTACCTAAAGGATATTCTTAAACGCCTGTTTGCTTTTGGCTATCATGTGAAGGCCGCCATTGCTGATACGATTGGCACGGCATGGGCGGTATGCAATTATGGCCCGGAACCTGCCGCAATTGTTGAAGCGGGCAGGCAGGCCGAAGCATTGTCGTTGCTGCCCACTGCCGCCTTACGCCTTGAAGATGCCATCGTTGAAAAATTACGCAAGCTGGGCTTTTACCAGGTCCGGGCTTTCATCCACATGCCAAGAAGGGCATTACGGCGCAGGTTTGGACAGTCCATGCTCAACAGGATTGATCAGGCGCTCGGATGGGTGAAGGAAAGTATCGAGCCGCTGTGCCCTGTCGTACCCTACCAGGAGCGGCTTCCGAGCCTGGAGGCGATACGTACTAAAACAGGCATTGAAATAGCATTAAAAAAATTACTGGAAGGCTTGTGCAAACGACTGGAAAAAGAAGGCCAGGGCTTGCGAAAATGCAGCTTAAGGACTTACCGCGTAGATGGCAGGCAACAACTCATTGAGATTGGCACCAGCCGGGCAACGCGCAACATACAGCACCTATATAAACTGTTCGAGGATAAGATAAGTACCATCGCACCGGGGCTGGGCATTGAGCTCTTTGTTTTGGACGCTCCCGTGGTGGAAGAATTGCCCGCTAACCAGGAAGCTATCTGGAATACGACCAGTGCCAACCAGCAGGCCCTTATCGCTGAACTGATCGACCGCATCAGTGGCAAAATAGGGGAAAAGGCAATACATCGCTACCTGCCTGCAGAGCATCACTGGCCGGAGTATGCTGTGAAGCGGGCAACCTCATTAGAGGAAAAACCTGCAACGGAATGGCCGCTTGATTTGCCACGTCCACTGCACCTCTTACCAAAACCACAGAAGATTGAAGTTACTGTCCGGCTTCCGGACTACCCGCCGATGCTGTTTCATTACCAGGAAAAACTGCACCGGGTGCAAAAGGCAGACGGGCCGGAGCGCATCGAACAGGAGTGGTGGTTGCGTAAAGGGGAATACCGCGATTATTACTGTGTTGAAGACGAGCAAGGCGCACGGTACTGGCTCTTCCGCCTGGGTCACTATGATAATGCCACACCTGAGTGGTACCTGCATGGATTTTTCGCTTAG
- a CDS encoding ImuA family protein, whose product MWEGFKRSDADKAGAIGMGSIEDHFPEKVFPKGHIHEMISYQPESSVASNGFISAITGKLLGNTGFCVWVSAARTIYPPTLALFGIPPEQVIFADVRTQKEALWTVEEALKCEALTVVIGEISELSFGDSRRLQLAVEKSRVTGFIHRNNPRTENTTACVTRWKVDPLMSTGHPAMPGIGFPCWDIKLLKVRNGQPGNWQVEWNGAFCHLQSTTVAIPQFQKRKTG is encoded by the coding sequence GTGTGGGAGGGCTTTAAACGCAGTGATGCCGATAAGGCTGGGGCAATCGGGATGGGTAGTATCGAAGACCATTTCCCGGAGAAAGTGTTTCCTAAAGGGCATATTCACGAAATGATCAGCTATCAGCCGGAAAGCTCAGTGGCCAGTAATGGCTTTATTTCCGCGATCACGGGGAAGCTGTTGGGCAATACTGGTTTTTGTGTATGGGTGAGTGCTGCCAGGACAATTTACCCGCCAACTTTAGCTTTATTTGGCATCCCGCCCGAACAGGTAATATTCGCCGATGTACGAACGCAGAAAGAAGCATTATGGACGGTAGAAGAGGCACTCAAATGCGAAGCTTTGACCGTGGTAATCGGCGAAATATCCGAATTAAGCTTTGGCGATTCACGCCGTTTACAGCTTGCCGTAGAGAAAAGCCGGGTTACCGGTTTCATTCACCGCAACAATCCCCGGACTGAAAATACGACCGCCTGCGTGACCAGGTGGAAAGTCGATCCGCTGATGAGTACAGGCCATCCGGCAATGCCCGGCATTGGCTTCCCCTGTTGGGATATTAAACTGCTAAAAGTCCGGAACGGGCAGCCGGGGAACTGGCAGGTCGAATGGAACGGGGCCTTCTGCCATTTACAGTCAACGACGGTTGCGATACCGCAATTTCAAAAACGAAAAACGGGTTAA
- a CDS encoding XRE family transcriptional regulator, translating into MTSQNFYWASNLKFLRNRKKISQEFMAEKLGIARSKLAMQETGAVKNLSLEDLIKFSEYFKISIDTLLKVDLAKLGELRLRELEAGNDVYISGGRIRVLSISVDKNNKENVEFVPVKAKAGYLAGYNDPTYIGKLPKLSLPHLPENKTFRMFPTEGDSMLPIPENCLVITEYVTDWTGLKKTPCIVIMRNEQTFLFKMVSSQIDTNRTMLLHSLNPAYEDKEVFAGDIAEIWKYHSHITDVIPSSETLIEELLRTVNEIKVDVKSLKDV; encoded by the coding sequence ATGACAAGTCAAAATTTTTATTGGGCATCCAACCTGAAGTTCCTTAGAAACAGGAAGAAAATAAGCCAGGAATTTATGGCTGAAAAGCTGGGAATTGCGCGCTCAAAGCTCGCAATGCAGGAAACCGGGGCGGTAAAAAACCTTTCATTGGAAGACTTAATTAAATTTTCTGAATATTTTAAAATCAGCATTGATACCTTGTTGAAAGTGGACCTGGCGAAGCTGGGTGAGTTGAGGCTGAGGGAACTTGAAGCAGGCAATGATGTTTATATTTCAGGTGGACGGATCAGGGTGTTATCGATAAGTGTAGATAAGAACAATAAAGAAAATGTTGAGTTTGTTCCGGTGAAAGCTAAGGCGGGCTACCTGGCAGGATACAATGACCCAACCTATATTGGCAAGTTGCCGAAACTGTCATTGCCACACTTACCCGAAAACAAAACTTTCAGGATGTTCCCGACAGAGGGTGATTCGATGTTGCCAATTCCTGAGAATTGTTTGGTGATCACAGAATATGTTACGGACTGGACAGGCCTGAAAAAAACACCTTGTATTGTTATCATGCGGAATGAGCAAACCTTTCTATTCAAGATGGTAAGCAGTCAGATTGATACGAACCGGACCATGCTGCTGCATTCGCTAAACCCGGCTTATGAAGACAAAGAAGTTTTTGCCGGCGATATTGCAGAAATATGGAAATATCATAGCCACATCACGGATGTGATTCCATCCTCAGAAACACTAATAGAAGAATTACTACGGACAGTGAACGAAATAAAAGTTGATGTTAAGTCACTGAAGGATGTATAA
- a CDS encoding helix-turn-helix domain-containing protein: MEHLGNNIARLRNFRRIPQKEMAAKLRMTQQAYSAVENKAEIDEDLLEKIAEVLDFPVQAVRELDAHSVLSINQQGGNAGSVFYQYNPNEKIQELYERLLKEKDDIIKSKDEVIEMYRKQKNAS, translated from the coding sequence ATGGAACATTTAGGGAATAATATTGCAAGGCTTAGAAATTTCCGCCGCATTCCTCAGAAAGAAATGGCCGCAAAATTGCGAATGACGCAGCAAGCTTATTCGGCAGTAGAAAATAAAGCTGAAATTGATGAGGATTTGTTAGAGAAAATCGCCGAAGTGTTGGACTTTCCGGTTCAGGCAGTCAGGGAATTGGATGCTCATTCCGTTTTAAGCATCAATCAACAAGGAGGAAACGCAGGAAGCGTGTTTTATCAGTATAACCCAAACGAGAAAATACAGGAGTTGTATGAACGTTTACTGAAAGAAAAGGATGATATTATAAAAAGCAAGGACGAAGTAATAGAGATGTACAGAAAGCAAAAAAACGCATCCTAG
- a CDS encoding response regulator, with translation MKNINVAIADDHKYVRAIVCDILLKYGYSVVLQAANGEDLLNSIPGLEQLPDICIMDINMPVMDGFIATREMKKRWPHVKILGYSINYEKAIIEEMLNSGADAFLNKGELPEKLDEMIKSLLN, from the coding sequence ATGAAAAATATTAATGTTGCGATTGCCGATGACCATAAATATGTACGAGCAATAGTATGTGACATTTTATTGAAGTATGGATATTCAGTAGTGCTACAAGCGGCCAATGGGGAGGACCTGCTTAATTCGATTCCAGGGCTGGAACAACTTCCGGATATCTGTATCATGGATATTAATATGCCGGTAATGGATGGATTTATTGCCACAAGAGAAATGAAAAAACGCTGGCCACATGTAAAAATTCTAGGTTATAGTATTAATTATGAAAAAGCAATTATCGAGGAGATGCTAAATAGTGGAGCAGATGCCTTTCTTAATAAGGGTGAACTGCCGGAAAAATTAGATGAAATGATCAAAAGCTTATTGAATTGA